A genomic stretch from Acropora palmata chromosome 13, jaAcrPala1.3, whole genome shotgun sequence includes:
- the LOC141864175 gene encoding uncharacterized protein LOC141864175, whose product MKTGHNQDSRLGVVQSLPGLSCKDIKDSNEDSAIGEYWIDPTHSNNAFAVFCDMQTDGGGWTLVAQTLVSSSNFSRAIIRSTKLKDISSYASGMVRVHVKALLELQRLIKFTQLRFFCHQNSTARIFHIMTKRNPAGKTAVRYLIESSTTRPPACGSFEALPNDNSVLAANCDKWGNNGRCSECSKWGNADKRSGYRLYNNPIFWKGKGYVNFHPASLACDGLSNASLSKGDKWQLFVR is encoded by the exons ATGAAGACAGGGCATAATCAAGACT ctcGCCTAGGTGTTGTACAAAGTCTTCCTGGTTTGTCGTGCAAAGATATAAAAGACTCTAATGAAGACTCGGCTATTGGTGAATATTGGATTGATCCCACCCATTCAAACAATGCATTTGCTGTGTTCTGTGATATGCAAACCGATGGAG GCGGATGGACATTGGTCGCTCAGACCTTGGTGAGTAGCTCTAATTTTTCAAGAGCAATAATTAGATCCACAAAACTTAAGGATATCTCAAGCTACGCCAGTGGAATGGTGCGAGTCCATGTCAAGGCACTGCTGGAATTACAACGACTCATAAAATTTACTCAGTTACGATTCTTTTGTCACCAAAATTCCACCGCAAGGATTTTTCACATTATGACGAAAAGAAACCCAGCTGGAAAAACAGCGGTTCGTTACCTGATTGAAAGTTCTACAACACGCCCTCCAGCGTGTGGATCGTTTGAAGCTCTTCCTAACGATAACTCAGTATTAGCGGCCAATTGTGACAAGTGGGGCAACAATGGAAGATGCAGCGAGTGCAGCAAGTGGGGGAATGCTGATAAGCGTAGCGGTTACCGCCTTTACAATAATCCTATTTTCTGGAAGGGCAAGGGTTATGTGAATTTTCATCCAGCATCCTTGGCTTGCGATGGTCTCAGTAATGCTTCTTTATCCAAAGGAGACAAATGGCAATTGTTTGTGCGATAA
- the LOC141864176 gene encoding uncharacterized protein LOC141864176, with the protein MTGSLSDDFGSCNYTDFVADAVGNCEKNFYISLALDQKADCRHRFVVNFLSALMIVRCCGLQMVGSCTFQLYIDKARQCTTDFITNLQTDKSVDCKIIYDKMVECTKGYVRECVRDHVPAGEIEAFLIEATKRLNSEDFYCKDGLFAPPVLTDEQKNEIPCNETFYAVSSGCGESFQTKFRSNRADKTLCEEFARAKTCLKDAVTEHCTFDADAMEILQSAFDSYNPFCNVLTDDKDENQGDGYSIQSRPSNEEALDATGQCSVVRQLNRTRQCITQFIKSLQADPQGDCSAKYSKMQDCIVCVLRSCLEEYGIVSDANIQVQLEESVNQTSPKEFYCSGMLEAPKVSSQSQGLECGPGFFEAEVQCLKEFNDTFTANFSDSSLCGKFTEAKRCLRDLITGSCPNDTRTSSLEFAIVFDDYNPFCQGNTDQDVSSSAEDELSEPCLTEFQLPTKAALLGSNGATILHFLSPLTALFAFILAVTQYY; encoded by the exons ATGACAGGGTCACTGAGTGACGACTTTGGCTCGTGTAATTACACGGATTTTGTGGCGGACGCAGTGGGCAACTGCGAGAAAAACTTCTACATATCATTGGCACTGGATCAAAAAGCAGATTGTCG TCATCGTTTTGTGGTGAATTTTCTGTCAGCTTTAATGATAGTAAGATGCTGTGGATTGCAAATGGTTGGAAGTTGCACTTTCCAGTTGTACATCGACAAGGCAAGACAATGCACAACAGATTTCATCACCAACTTGCAGACAGATAAATCAGTGGATTGCAA AATTATTTACGACAAGATGGTGGAGTGTACCAAAGGTTACGTGCGCGAATGCGTGAGGGACCACGTCCCCGCGGGTGAAATTGAAGCATTTTTAATCGAGGCCACAAAAAGACTGAATTCTGAAGACTTCTATTGCAAAGATGGCTTGTTCGCGCCACCTGTTCTCACCGATGaacagaaaaatgaaataCCCTGCAACGAGACATTTTATGCTGTATCGAGTGGATGTGGAGAGAGTTTTCAAACCAAATTTCGAAGCAACCGAGCGGATAAAACACTATGCGA GGAATTTGCGAGGGCTAAGACGTGTTTAAAAGATGCGGTCACCGAGCACTGCACATTTGACGCTGATGCAATGGAAATCTTGCAATCAGCATTTGACAGCTACAATCCTTTCTGTAATGTTCTCACGGACGACAAAG ATGAAAACCAAGGAGATGGATATTCGATACAGTCGAGGCCGTCAAACGAAGAGGCACTGGACGCCACTGGACAGTGCTCTGTTGTCCGACAATTGAACAGAACACGCCAATGCATCACACAGTTCATAAAGAGTTTACAAGCTGATCCACAAGGAGACTGTAG TGCTAAATACAGCAAGATGCAGGACTGCATAGTGTGTGTGCTCCGCTCCTGTCTCGAGGAATACGGAATCGTATCCGACGCGAACATACAAGTACAACTAGAAGAATCAGTGAACCAAACAAGTCCAAAGGAATTCTACTGTTCGGGCATGTTAGAGGCTCCAAAAGTCTCCTCACAGAGTCAAGGCTTGGAGTGTGGTCCAGGATTCTTTGAGGCAGAAGTACAATGCTTAAAAGAGTTCAATGATACGTTTACAGCAAATTTTTCTGATTCAAGCCTTTGTGG caaattcACGGAAGCCAAGCGATGCTTAAGAGATCTAATAACAGGAAGCTGCCCTAACGACACAAGAACTTCATCACTGGAGTTTGCTATCGTGTTTGACGATTACAATCCTTTCTGCCAAGGAAACACTGATCAAG aTGTATCGTCATCAGCAGAGGACGAATTAAGCGAGCCATGTCTGACTGAGTTTCAACTTCCAACAAAAGCAGCACTTCTTGGATCAAATGGAGCAACAATCTTGCACTTTCTTTCGCCATTGACAGCACTGTTTGCATTCATATTGGCAGTAACGCAATATTATTGA